A DNA window from Argiope bruennichi chromosome X2, qqArgBrue1.1, whole genome shotgun sequence contains the following coding sequences:
- the LOC129959857 gene encoding uncharacterized protein LOC129959857, with protein METPVADYKAVIEDHLKEGIIKKVITCEEGKPSFYLPHRAVIREDKTTTRLRVVFDASSRAKGQLSLNDCLHTGINLIPDLFEILIGFREQAITITADIKKAFLQIQNAEKDQNCTSFFWTEDSEKEENEIFKLTRVLFGVISSPFLLAATIQHHLKRPENNSENLEETVTGPEASYNT; from the exons atggagACCCCTGTTGCTG attataaagctGTTATTGAAGATCATTTAAAAGAAGGTATCATTAAGAAAGTCATAACATGTGAAGAAGGAAaaccttcattttatttgcctcaCAGGGCGGTAATAAGGGAAGATAAAACTACCACTCGTTTGAGAGTGGTATTTGACGCGAGTTCTCGTGCCAAAGGACAGTTGTCGTTAAATGATTGTTTGCATACTGGTATCAATCTCATTCCAGatctttttgagattttaataggttTTAGAGAACAGGCTATTACCATAACTGCCGACATAAAGAAGGCCTTTCTGCAAATACAGAATGCCGAGAAAGATCAGAATTGTACTAGCTTCTTCTGGACGGAAGATTCggaaaaggaagaaaatgaaattttcaagctGACTCGAGTTCTCTTCGGTGTCATATCAAGCCCCTTCCTCCTTGCAGCTACAATACAACACCATCTAAAGAG GCCAgagaataattctgaaaatttagaaGAAACAGTTACTGGGCCTGAAGCAAGTTATAATACctga